A genomic stretch from Acidobacteriota bacterium includes:
- the purE gene encoding 5-(carboxyamino)imidazole ribonucleotide mutase encodes MKVMIFLGSESDAGTIEEALAVLKDFGVSFGLEVTSAHRSPERTVRLVRSAEAAGVEIFVAAAGKAAHLAGVVAAHTVRPVIGVPVESPALAGFDALLSTVQMPKGVPVATMALGKHGGTNAALLAIEILALHDDGLRTKLAAYRAKMADKVEAASLQLKEKL; translated from the coding sequence ATGAAGGTCATGATCTTTCTCGGCAGCGAGTCCGACGCGGGGACGATCGAGGAGGCCCTCGCCGTCCTCAAGGACTTCGGCGTGTCGTTCGGCCTCGAGGTGACCTCGGCCCACCGCTCGCCCGAGCGGACGGTCCGCCTGGTCCGGTCGGCCGAAGCCGCCGGCGTCGAGATCTTCGTCGCCGCGGCCGGCAAGGCGGCCCACCTGGCCGGCGTGGTCGCCGCCCACACGGTCAGGCCCGTGATCGGCGTCCCCGTCGAGAGCCCGGCCCTGGCCGGGTTCGACGCGCTTCTGTCGACCGTCCAGATGCCCAAGGGCGTGCCCGTGGCCACGATGGCCCTGGGCAAGCACGGCGGCACCAACGCCGCCCTCCTGGCGATCGAGATCCTGGCCCTCCACGACGACGGGCTGCGGACGAAGCTCGCGGCTTACAGGGCCAAGATGGCCGACAAGGTCGAAGCCGCTTCCCTCCAGCTCAAGGAGAAGCTCTAG
- a CDS encoding MiaB/RimO family radical SAM methylthiotransferase, whose amino-acid sequence MVSFAIRNFGCRANQADAFAWADALGRSGLRLERDWARGDVVVVNSCTLTARADRDVKKFIRAVARENPASRIVVAGCYAERAPADLAALPGVAAVLPRRAEPDLVERVLELGGPGARTEERAPDDAFRARAFLRVQDGCDNRCAYCIVPGVRGPSRSVPGDTVAASVADLARRGFREIVLAGIHLSSYGEELEPRTSLAGLLAGLRGRTGPARLRLTSLDPRRMDDALIGCIVSDAAICPHVHLSLQHASAGTLRLMGRPVEPGRAEAILERLGRLAPDAAIGADLMAGFPGETESDFEATRALLERSALTYAHVFPYSPRPGTPAAARPQVPAGLAAGRARALRRVAAMKDYRFRRRFVGRELEAVVIDRPAGGAGAEVLTGNFIKVFVPACAAPRRELVRVAVRRVLPLRTEGEVVA is encoded by the coding sequence ATGGTCTCGTTTGCGATCCGGAATTTCGGTTGCCGCGCCAACCAGGCCGACGCGTTCGCCTGGGCGGACGCTCTCGGCCGGAGCGGCCTGCGCCTCGAACGGGATTGGGCCCGTGGCGACGTCGTCGTCGTCAATTCCTGCACGCTGACGGCGCGGGCCGACCGGGACGTCAAGAAGTTCATCCGCGCGGTCGCCCGCGAGAATCCGGCGTCCCGGATCGTCGTCGCCGGGTGCTATGCCGAGCGAGCCCCGGCCGATCTGGCCGCGCTGCCGGGGGTGGCCGCCGTATTGCCGCGGCGGGCCGAACCAGATCTGGTCGAAAGGGTCCTGGAGCTCGGGGGGCCGGGGGCGCGGACGGAAGAGCGCGCGCCGGACGACGCCTTCAGGGCCAGGGCCTTTCTGAGGGTCCAAGACGGCTGCGACAACCGCTGCGCCTACTGCATCGTCCCCGGCGTCCGCGGCCCGAGCCGGAGCGTCCCGGGGGACACGGTTGCGGCCTCGGTCGCGGACCTGGCCCGGCGCGGCTTCCGGGAGATCGTCCTGGCCGGCATCCATCTTTCCTCCTACGGCGAGGAGCTCGAGCCGCGAACGTCGCTCGCCGGGCTCCTGGCGGGCCTGCGGGGCCGGACCGGCCCGGCCCGGCTGCGGCTGACCTCGCTCGATCCGCGGCGGATGGACGACGCCCTGATCGGCTGCATCGTCTCTGACGCCGCGATCTGTCCCCACGTCCATCTGTCCCTCCAGCATGCCTCGGCCGGCACGCTCCGGCTGATGGGCCGGCCCGTCGAGCCCGGACGCGCCGAGGCCATCCTGGAGCGGCTGGGCCGGCTCGCCCCCGACGCGGCGATCGGGGCCGACCTCATGGCCGGCTTTCCCGGGGAGACGGAGTCCGATTTCGAGGCGACGAGGGCGCTCCTCGAGCGCTCGGCGCTGACCTACGCCCATGTCTTCCCGTACTCGCCCCGGCCGGGGACGCCGGCGGCCGCCCGGCCCCAAGTTCCGGCGGGCCTGGCCGCCGGGCGGGCCAGGGCCCTGCGGCGGGTCGCGGCCATGAAGGACTATCGCTTCCGGCGGCGCTTCGTCGGCCGGGAGCTCGAGGCCGTGGTCATCGACCGCCCGGCCGGCGGCGCCGGGGCGGAGGTCCTGACCGGCAACTTCATCAAGGTGTTCGTCCCGGCCTGCGCCGCCCCGCGGCGGGAGCTGGTCCGGGTGGCGGTCCGCCGCGTCCTGCCGCTCCGGACCGAAGGCGAGGTCGTGGCATGA
- the mutL gene encoding DNA mismatch repair endonuclease MutL, producing the protein MKKIHLLPDDVARKIAAGEVIERPVSVVKELVENALDAGATDVRIDLVDGGKTLIRVRDDGAGMDREDAALCFRRHSTSKIAREEDLERIATLGFRGEALASIAAVSRLTLRTFDGTGDRGTMIEREGERLVAVTDIAFPRGSTVEVRDLFFNLPARRKFLRSGTSELGPVAKYVTQAALGAPGTRFTLVHGTRETISCPPVATLRERVFQLFGKKLVDGLMDVAAEDGEARVDGLASLPLGGRGDKSVQYFFVNGRPVKDRILLAALSQAYTGILERGRSPEAFLFLRLPYADVDVNVHPAKAEVRFRDTQVVFRLVLRAVGEGAARGHTIKEVAPGPGKTAAGPRVGEGGADYQAPGLDFGPGGPDEHAAGPAAARSDGIGGGTWDMCRRYAPPLSASAAPTSRPAVLGQFANMYIVAAAADGLLVVDQHNAHERVLFERFREIDRRKLWPRKTPLIPALIELAPPAASSLEENAAALEELGFRVEAMGGRSYALKEYPDVFKEEEAQAVFLSLLEEAGAKGAEDRRERMLATMACKSAVKAGEPLNSEKMAYLVEELFKTSQPALCPHGRPIVVRVEKSAIDKGLGRKGQT; encoded by the coding sequence ATGAAGAAGATCCATCTCCTGCCGGACGACGTGGCCCGGAAGATCGCCGCGGGCGAGGTCATCGAGCGGCCGGTCTCCGTGGTCAAGGAGCTGGTCGAGAACGCCCTGGACGCCGGCGCGACGGACGTCCGCATCGACCTCGTCGACGGGGGCAAGACCCTGATCAGGGTCCGGGACGACGGCGCGGGCATGGACCGCGAGGACGCGGCCCTGTGCTTCCGCCGGCACTCGACCAGCAAGATCGCCAGGGAAGAGGACCTCGAGCGGATCGCGACGCTCGGCTTCCGGGGCGAGGCCCTGGCCAGCATCGCGGCCGTCTCCCGGCTGACGCTCCGGACCTTCGACGGGACCGGCGACCGGGGCACGATGATCGAGCGGGAGGGCGAACGCCTGGTCGCCGTCACGGACATCGCCTTTCCCCGGGGCTCGACGGTCGAGGTCCGCGACCTGTTCTTCAACCTCCCGGCCCGGCGCAAATTCCTGCGCAGCGGGACGTCCGAGCTCGGCCCCGTGGCTAAATATGTGACCCAGGCCGCGCTGGGCGCGCCGGGGACCCGCTTCACCCTTGTCCACGGGACGCGGGAGACGATCTCCTGCCCGCCCGTGGCCACGCTCCGGGAGCGGGTCTTCCAGCTTTTCGGCAAGAAGCTGGTCGACGGGCTCATGGATGTCGCGGCCGAGGACGGGGAGGCCCGGGTCGATGGCTTGGCTTCGCTGCCCCTGGGCGGCCGCGGCGACAAGTCGGTGCAATACTTTTTCGTCAACGGCCGGCCGGTCAAGGACCGCATCCTGCTCGCCGCCCTGAGCCAGGCCTACACCGGCATCCTCGAGCGGGGCCGGTCTCCGGAGGCCTTCCTGTTCCTGCGGCTGCCGTATGCCGATGTGGACGTCAACGTCCATCCGGCCAAGGCCGAGGTCCGGTTCAGGGACACCCAGGTCGTCTTCAGGCTGGTGCTCCGGGCGGTCGGCGAAGGGGCCGCCCGCGGCCACACGATCAAGGAGGTCGCGCCGGGCCCGGGAAAGACGGCGGCCGGGCCACGGGTAGGAGAGGGCGGCGCGGATTACCAGGCCCCGGGGCTGGATTTCGGCCCGGGCGGCCCGGACGAGCATGCGGCGGGACCCGCGGCCGCCCGGTCGGACGGCATTGGCGGCGGGACCTGGGACATGTGCCGGAGGTACGCGCCCCCGCTTTCGGCGTCAGCTGCCCCGACGAGCCGCCCCGCGGTCCTCGGCCAGTTCGCGAACATGTACATCGTCGCGGCGGCGGCGGACGGTCTCCTCGTCGTCGACCAGCACAACGCCCACGAGCGCGTCCTGTTCGAAAGGTTCAGGGAGATCGACCGGCGCAAGCTCTGGCCCCGCAAGACTCCCCTCATCCCGGCCCTGATCGAGCTCGCGCCGCCGGCGGCGTCCAGCCTGGAGGAGAACGCGGCGGCGCTCGAGGAACTGGGTTTTCGGGTCGAAGCCATGGGCGGCCGCTCCTACGCGCTCAAGGAATATCCCGACGTTTTCAAAGAGGAAGAAGCCCAGGCCGTCTTCCTGAGCCTGCTCGAGGAGGCCGGAGCGAAGGGGGCGGAGGACCGGCGCGAGCGGATGCTCGCGACCATGGCCTGCAAGTCGGCCGTCAAGGCCGGCGAGCCCCTGAACAGCGAAAAGATGGCCTACCTCGTCGAGGAGCTTTTCAAGACATCCCAGCCGGCCCTGTGCCCCCACGGCCGCCCGATCGTCGTCCGGGTCGAGAAGTCGGCCATCGACAAGGGGCTCGGAAGAAAAGGCCAGACGTAG
- a CDS encoding RNA-binding protein, whose protein sequence is MRIYVGSLNFDATEADVRALFEQYGKVEQVEIVRAEGIGSRSRGFSFITMPDHHEAMKAIESLDTTLFMDRVLHVSRALPRRERPNNERRQMPHWGR, encoded by the coding sequence ATGCGAATCTACGTTGGAAGCCTGAATTTCGACGCAACAGAGGCCGATGTCCGGGCCTTGTTTGAACAATACGGGAAGGTGGAGCAGGTCGAGATCGTCCGGGCCGAAGGGATCGGGTCGCGGTCTCGGGGCTTCTCGTTCATAACGATGCCGGATCATCATGAGGCCATGAAAGCTATCGAGTCGTTGGATACTACACTCTTCATGGACCGGGTCCTCCACGTCAGCCGCGCTCTTCCACGCCGTGAGAGACCGAATAACGAACGGCGGCAGATGCCGCACTGGGGGAGATGA
- a CDS encoding site-specific integrase gives MPKSGDWRATPLPPTRYLTQDELAKFLKTAEAESRKYALMFNLISYLALRVAECAALRLDAFSDPPNFVTIQGLKNGLKRPYPFPEPYQKMLKHWLADRKKLQGADKNPYLFPHRDFHETGHMIPEGIQFAFYAIAKKAGLKGHSVHDLRHTTAQELVRNKEGLAQVASWLRHREIDSSKRYVDHAVDLELDQRQAERALERFKKG, from the coding sequence ATGCCCAAGTCCGGCGATTGGCGAGCAACTCCCCTTCCCCCTACCCGGTATCTCACCCAGGACGAGCTGGCCAAGTTCCTCAAGACCGCAGAAGCGGAGAGCCGGAAGTACGCGTTGATGTTCAACCTGATCAGCTATCTGGCCCTGAGGGTGGCCGAGTGTGCCGCGCTCCGTCTCGATGCGTTCTCCGATCCCCCTAACTTCGTGACCATCCAAGGCCTCAAGAACGGTCTTAAGCGGCCCTACCCATTCCCAGAGCCGTACCAGAAGATGCTGAAACACTGGCTTGCCGATAGGAAGAAACTACAAGGCGCGGACAAGAACCCCTATCTCTTCCCGCATCGAGACTTCCACGAAACAGGCCACATGATCCCCGAGGGTATTCAGTTCGCATTCTACGCGATCGCCAAGAAGGCCGGGCTGAAAGGTCATAGCGTCCACGATCTCCGCCACACGACGGCGCAGGAACTCGTGCGGAACAAGGAAGGGTTGGCCCAGGTGGCGTCATGGCTCCGGCACCGAGAGATCGACTCCAGCAAACGGTACGTGGACCACGCTGTGGACCTCGAGCTGGACCAACGGCAGGCGGAGCGCGCGTTGGAGAGGTTCAAGAAAGGGTAA